The following are encoded together in the Bacillota bacterium genome:
- a CDS encoding lactose ABC transporter permease encodes MAMGSAMRRRRIWTAYAFMAVPLLFTIVFIYYPMIANLALAFFEYNVIQPPKFVGWDNFKRAFSDPLVANALKNSFKYLLIVPVIQLVSFLMALLVHRRWPGISLFRSLYFFPVITPMIVVSLAWKWIFQSDGILNYVLRAVGLTTRPILFLSNPDIVLYSVMFVTFWTGIGYYMMIYLAGLQGIPEEYIEAAKLDGANSYHLFTKILMPLMRPYILFCSIISTIGALGVFTEVYAVTRGGPGHASETMGILIYKTAFDHLEFGYAAVLSILLTACILAVTLVNLWFQRKGGLEEY; translated from the coding sequence ATGGCAATGGGCTCGGCGATGCGGCGTCGCCGAATTTGGACGGCGTATGCCTTCATGGCGGTGCCGCTTCTGTTCACGATTGTCTTCATCTACTATCCGATGATCGCCAACCTGGCGCTGGCGTTTTTCGAATACAACGTGATCCAGCCGCCGAAGTTCGTCGGTTGGGACAACTTCAAGCGCGCCTTTTCCGATCCGCTGGTGGCCAACGCGCTGAAAAACTCCTTCAAATACCTTCTGATCGTGCCCGTCATTCAGCTGGTGTCGTTCCTGATGGCGCTGCTGGTCCACCGCCGCTGGCCGGGGATTTCGCTGTTCCGCAGCCTGTATTTCTTTCCCGTCATCACGCCGATGATCGTGGTGTCGCTGGCGTGGAAATGGATTTTCCAAAGCGACGGCATCCTGAACTACGTCCTGCGAGCCGTCGGGCTCACAACCCGGCCCATCTTGTTCCTTTCGAATCCGGACATCGTGCTGTACAGCGTCATGTTCGTCACCTTCTGGACTGGCATCGGCTATTACATGATGATTTACCTGGCCGGGTTGCAAGGCATCCCGGAGGAGTACATCGAAGCCGCCAAACTGGACGGCGCCAACTCGTACCACCTTTTCACCAAGATCTTGATGCCGCTCATGCGCCCGTACATTTTGTTCTGCTCCATCATATCCACCATCGGCGCCTTGGGCGTTTTCACGGAAGTGTACGCGGTGACGCGCGGCGGGCCGGGCCACGCTTCCGAAACGATGGGCATCTTGATTTACAAGACGGCCTTTGACCACCTGGAGTTCGGCTACGCGGCGGTCCTGTCCATCCTGCTGACGGCGTGCATCCTGGCCGTGACGCTCGTCAACCTCTGGTTCCAGCGCAAGGGCGGTTTGGAGGAATACTGA
- a CDS encoding sugar ABC transporter permease, whose product MKAVKVILVYAVLIALAVFTVWPYYWMLKISLETAASVYAWPPNWIPDPPTLENYITVWKTMGVWRYLLNSIIISGIGVFVSVTFAALFAYPLARFEFPGRNLIFFLVLLPMMVPAQGSFIINFLTIRRLGLVNTYWGVILPMAVTLFGVFLLRQSYMGIPRDYEDAARIDGASEFFIWFRVMLPMIKPSLATLVLLQFIAFWNNFLWPLIVLRDPNMYPLSVGLLYLNDSFQTNLRSVAAGAVIATAPIALLFLFLQQYFVKGLTAGGVKY is encoded by the coding sequence TTGAAAGCGGTCAAGGTCATCCTCGTTTACGCGGTGCTCATCGCGCTGGCCGTCTTTACGGTGTGGCCGTATTACTGGATGCTGAAGATCTCGCTGGAGACCGCCGCCAGCGTCTACGCCTGGCCGCCCAACTGGATCCCGGATCCGCCGACGCTCGAGAACTACATCACGGTGTGGAAGACGATGGGCGTCTGGCGGTACTTGCTCAACTCCATCATCATCAGCGGCATCGGCGTCTTCGTCTCCGTGACGTTTGCGGCGCTGTTCGCCTACCCGCTGGCGCGGTTTGAGTTCCCCGGCCGCAACCTGATCTTTTTCCTGGTCCTGCTGCCGATGATGGTGCCGGCGCAAGGCAGCTTCATCATCAATTTCCTAACCATCCGCCGGCTGGGCCTGGTGAACACGTACTGGGGCGTCATCCTGCCCATGGCGGTAACGCTCTTCGGCGTCTTCCTGCTGCGGCAGTCGTACATGGGCATCCCGCGCGACTACGAGGACGCGGCGCGCATCGACGGCGCCAGCGAGTTTTTCATCTGGTTCCGCGTCATGCTGCCGATGATCAAGCCGTCGCTGGCCACCTTGGTGCTGCTGCAGTTCATCGCCTTCTGGAACAACTTCCTGTGGCCGCTCATCGTCTTGCGGGATCCGAACATGTACCCGCTGTCGGTCGGGCTGCTCTACCTGAACGACTCGTTCCAGACCAACTTGCGCAGCGTGGCGGCGGGCGCCGTCATCGCCACCGCCCCCATTGCCCTCCTGTTCCTGTTCCTGCAGCAGTACTTCGTCAAAGGCCTGACGGCGGGCGGGGTCAAGTACTAA